The nucleotide sequence CAGCCTGTGCGCCTTCGAAGAAACCCGCCTTCCGGACGTCCTCGAACAGGCGGTTGACGTTAAGGGGGCTTTTACCTTTGATCCGCTCGCCCATCATCTTGACCAGGTGGTAGGTGCCGGGTGTTGCATCGACCGCTTCGCCACAGCCCCAGATACCCTGGTTGGTATGAACCTTCACAAACAGGCTGTGGCCGTTGCGGATATAGCCGCACTTGATGTCGGTAATTTTCAGGTCGGATGGGCTTGACGACAGCGGGGCTCGGTCAACGGCGGTTTCGAGCCCTTCGCCAAAGCTGGTTAGGGAAGATGCCGCAAACGCGCTGGCCAGGGCGCTCTTGGTCAGGAAGGAACGACGGGAAGAAGTGTGACTCATTGGATTGGAGAGTTTAGGCGTTGTATTACCAGGTGCGGGTTTTCAGATAATCCTGAATCTGTTCTTTCGGTACGGGCAGTTCGTTGACGTGCGCATTCAGCCACTGCGAGAAATCTTTTTCGATCTCTGCCGACCAGCGGGAGTCAATCTGGCCGGGCGTGTATTTTTGTTCGCGCAGGCGCAGGTGGCCAAACATATCCCGCAACCGGATAATCTCCGACGTTTTCACTACTTTCTCGGCCAGATGCGGAGGGATAAAGCAAACGCCCCCGTCGCGGCCCAGCACTACGTCGCCGGGCATAACCATGACTTTTCCGATACGCGTTGGCCGATTAATACCAACCAGGGTTGTGTTCAGATTGCCTTCCGGATTATGGTGGGAAGGATGGTAGCTGCGGAAATAGGACGTAAAGCCACCGATTTCTTTCAGACCGGCAATGTCGCGAACGGCACCTTCGTAGACAATACCATTGCCGGTTTTGGCATAAATGGAATTGCCCAGGTTATCGCCGATGGTGGGGCCGTCTTCGTGCATGCCAAACTGATCAACAACGTACACATCGCCTTTCACGAGCATATCAATCGGCCAGGCGTTCTGCGATTTAACCCGGCCATCTTTGGTATGGCCCTTCTCATCCGTTACACGGTGAACGTCGGGGCGGCCGGGCATGAATGTAGCCGTCAGTGCGCGGCCCACCAGCACACTGTCGGGGTTGATGGTCTGCCAGTCGCCGGTGAACTGATATTTGTAATTTTCCCCTTTCAGCACTGACCAGGCTTCTTCCTGGGTAACCAGCTTCATCCGTTTCAGAATTGCGTCCGGCACTTTGGGGCGTCCATCAGGAAAGCGTTCGCCTTTCCATTCGGGGGTTAAAAAGATGAGTTCATCGCGGGAAATCTGCTGGCCGACTGATGCTCTTATCGGACCAAGCAGACTGAGCGCAACACTAGCTACGAATACCAGCTTCATTGGAAATCAGAATTAGGTTCAGGTCTAGGAATCAATCCCGATAAGCATAGACAGGTAGCACT is from Spirosoma taeanense and encodes:
- a CDS encoding RraA family protein; the protein is MKLVFVASVALSLLGPIRASVGQQISRDELIFLTPEWKGERFPDGRPKVPDAILKRMKLVTQEEAWSVLKGENYKYQFTGDWQTINPDSVLVGRALTATFMPGRPDVHRVTDEKGHTKDGRVKSQNAWPIDMLVKGDVYVVDQFGMHEDGPTIGDNLGNSIYAKTGNGIVYEGAVRDIAGLKEIGGFTSYFRSYHPSHHNPEGNLNTTLVGINRPTRIGKVMVMPGDVVLGRDGGVCFIPPHLAEKVVKTSEIIRLRDMFGHLRLREQKYTPGQIDSRWSAEIEKDFSQWLNAHVNELPVPKEQIQDYLKTRTW